The genomic region TGGGCGATGTACACCGAGGCTCTCGAAAAACGCGCGCTGGAGGTTGCCGCCGAGAAAAAAGCGGCCGGAGCTTCCCGCGATTGACCGAGTAACGTATTTCTTGGGGACGTTCTTGACATTAGACATTACAGGTTGCGATACGCTTCTTTTCGGTGACGGATTCGCGTAAGGATAATTGTCTTCGACGCGTCGTCGATTTCATAGATGACTCGGTAGTCTCCCGACCGCAACCGATACACCTTATCAGATCCCTGGAGCTTCTGTACGCCGGCCGGGCGCGGACTCACGGCAAGGGTTCCGATCCTTCCATCCACCTGCTTTTGAATCTGCTTGGGGAGAGACGAGAACTCCGCCATCGCTGAGCCGCGAAATCCAATGGCGTGCAATCGCACGCCTCGTCACGCTA from Nitrospirota bacterium harbors:
- a CDS encoding type II toxin-antitoxin system RelE/ParE family toxin, with the translated sequence MAEFSSLPKQIQKQVDGRIGTLAVSPRPAGVQKLQGSDKVYRLRSGDYRVIYEIDDASKTIILTRIRHRKEAYRNL